From a single Apium graveolens cultivar Ventura chromosome 2, ASM990537v1, whole genome shotgun sequence genomic region:
- the LOC141687270 gene encoding secreted RxLR effector protein 161-like, producing the protein MVGSLLYLTASRPDIMFSTCLCARFQADPKESHLVAIKRIFRYLKGTPNLGIWYPRESGFDLIGYSDADYAGCKIDRKSTTGSCQFLGNKLVSWFSKKQNSVSTSTAEAEYIAAGSCCSQVLWMRNQLLDYGLHVDRIPIFCDNTSAIAITENPVQHSRTKHIDIKYHFIREHMMKGTVELHFVPSEQQIADIFTKPLDESTFTRLECPWIPLSAANAHLSVTSAPKSAEEMKYMPRVPYASAVEA; encoded by the exons atggttggttcacttttatatttaactgccagtagaccagatataatgttttctacatgtctctgtgctagatttcaagctgaccctaaagaatctcacttagtagctattaaaagaattttcagatatctcaaggggactccaaatctaggaatttggtaccctagagagtctggttttgatctaattggctactcagatgcagattatgcaggttgcaaaatagacaggaaaagtacaacaggctcctgccaattcctgggaaacaagcttgtatcatggtttagcaaaaagcaaaattcagtctctacttctacagctgaggctgaatacattgctgctggaagttgctgctctcaagtgttatggatgaggaatcaactccttgattatggactacatgttgatagaattcctattttttgtgacaacacaagtgccatagccataacagagaatcctgtgcagcactcaaggaccaagcacattgatatcaagtaccacttcattagggaacatatgatgaaaggtacagtagaacttcattttgttccaagtgaacaacaaattgcagacatatttaccaagccacttgatgaatcaacattcacaagattg gAATGCCCATGGATACCCCTTAGTGCTGCAAATGCACATCTGTCTGTTACTTCTGCGCCTAAGTCTGCTGAGGAGATGAAGTACATGCCTCGAGTTCCCTATGCTAGTGCGGTGGAAGCTTGA